DNA from Phragmites australis chromosome 16, lpPhrAust1.1, whole genome shotgun sequence:
AATGACTCAAACAACCGGAGGACCGAGGGGCCCGATTGTAACGGAGCCAAGGATCGCCGGAGGCTCTGCTCTTAAAACTGTGAGGATGGCCACTCCGCTAGTCATCCTTGCAAGGGATGCTGTTCGAGGGTCATCATCAAGGACCCCAGACACCCTTGACTCATCTAGCCTAGTCCAAAGACCATCAGGCTCAGAACCCCTACGAAACCTTAGGCTCCAGAGCAGCCACGGAGACCCAAGCCTCCGAAGACCCTCGGACCCCTGGAGGCTTGAGAGAGGGCGGGAGGCTCCCCTGTGCGACTAGCCGGACGTGCCCACTGGCCACGTGGTCGGCCACAATGTGATTGGCATTTAATGCCAGTATAGTGGTGGCCACCCTAACACGCTGGTACAAGTGGTGGTCGCCCTGAAacgctggtgcaagtggtggccgcccTGACACTCGGTACATATGGTGGTAGCCCCGGCACGCTGGACAACACTGGCACCGCAGCCGACGATCGACCAAATATTGTGGCCGCTTGTCGCAATAGTAACCACTGCGATTAGGGAACATCATCAAAGTATTCGATATTTTGATCCGGGCCTAGGGTTTATTTTACTATATTAGCCTTAGGTCCCGATGGTATAGTGAAAACTTATATCATAACCCCCGTAGGGGCATACTTGTACACTTACTCCTGAAAAACAATATAAACACAGATCATGAGCACACGGTGCCAGGGGTAGCAGATTTTGACAATCACTCCAGGCAATCGTTTCCTCTACACTTCTCccataagcttgagccactctaGCGAGCTAGTTCTCGCCGCATCTTATTCGTGGAAAAcagtttctttcaccaacaaaaACTAAGCTGTAGAAGTTAATACAAGAACATAGCCACACTAATAGCAATTTTCCTGCCGATCACCTGCTTTACACAAGAACTGAACAACACAAACTTCACTTTTGTTAGAAAGTTTTGAAAGAGGAAACTTCTTTTTTACCCATACCTTATGCAATAACTAGATAACACAAAACTTGACATTTTGTGGGAGTGCTACACTCAAGCTAGTTATAGCAATCCGCTTAGCTTCCTCAAAGGGTGGTCCACTGCCTCCATATGGCCAACGTTCCTTAGATGCCTGTTGATTTGTATTTATAGTTACATTCTCCAGTGCAGGCGCATTTTCAACGACATGTAAAAGAAATTCGACTTGTCCTCTTGCTGCTTTGAATCCTGTAATGCACATGTTcttcaaataattatatttaCAATGCCCAAAGTCCTGCCTGCGAGGACCCACATTTGCCAACCATAAGTGGAAGCCCGTAAACTGCAAGAGTAAACAGAATAGCGTTATTCATGGTTTACTGATTTATCTAtaatatacatatatcaatACATGCATTTGAGTTCCTAGGCCATGTGAAATTAGCTGTGTGCGTGCAAACATGTGTGTTCCCTAGAAAGCATGCTAAGAAATTAGATGTTCAGAAAACTAAAGAAAGAATAGTAAATTGACCATGTGATACTACTCAGCAATTACCAATCAGGTCCATCTGTTATGTCATTCACCATTTCACTACTCCATAAACTAAGGACAACTCAAGCAGCTACCACAAAAAGAACCCCATCACTCTGCCACTACCTTTGCCGATCCGTGCATCCGGCAAACGGCTTCCACTGCTACAGTAGGCTGCAGTAATGCTGATGGCTAGGGGCAGCAGCAAATTTGTGGTGCAACACTGTTTATAGTGGATGAATGTTGGCTTAAAGGGGATGAGAGTAATGGAAGATAAGAAATAGAGTAGttattgaagatgaaaaaagtatagaatactgtaataatgttagaggatgttgtaatagtgttataggggacgaatttttagagtatttaTTGAAGATAACTTAATAATTTAATGCCTAAAAACATTTTAGGGAGTAGTGTTTGGATAATTATTCCAACATATTGTCCTGATATGGATTCTTACACAAATAAGGAGTTAGCGGGCTAATAAAGACATGCACAACAAATGATAACAACTTTGTGTAACTTAGGCCATGGTACCACGGACGCTATTTGCAATTCCAGATATATGAAACAAGATCCGAGTAAAAGCAAAAAAGAATATCGTAacaaatatacataaaaaatgTAATATGTCACTTACATGGACCTCCAACTTTTCGATGAAAGGAGTGGCCCTCAGAAACGATACTGAATAAAGAACTTTGTCAACATCTTTTGGATGTGAAAACATGAATAACTGCAAGTGCCTGAGATGAGAAAACTTCCTAGGATTATCCCACAACCATTGCTTCTGAAAGAGGAAACACAAAAGGTCACTGAATAGAGTTGATTAGATAAGTAGTCAAACCGTAACCTTAAGGATCTTACAAGAGACTACCTCAAGATGTTGCCAATGAATACGCAAAGTCAAATTTTGCACGTTCGGAAGCCCAACGAGAAGTGATGTGAGAACATGCTGAAAAACTGCCTCATTCAATTGTATATATGCATTTTGCAGCTTCGAAGAGTGGCTGAGGTCAATAGGTACAAAGGCTCCTTCGTATTGAAAGGTAGCTAGACTCACAGCATGGAATTTTATCTTGGTTAATTTGCAGCACTCAACGTGCAAGTACAGGAGATGGGACAGCGAACCATCCACCGTTAGTTCATCATTGAGATCGCATCTGTCTATCCGTAGCCACACAAGATTACAACAATGGGACAACACATGTTCAAGATCCTTATTGCTGACATGCAGTGATTGTATATGAAGCTTTCTTAGATTTGGGAAACCTCTGAACCGAGAAGGTGGCTTCAGAGATACAAAGCTAAGCTGCATATGCTGTAGACGTGATATGCTTCCATTGTCTAAAAGTTTGAAAGGAAACACATAGCGGTCGTTGTATTCCCAAAATTTTTTGGGCTTTAGATCCAAAGTTAGGTTCTTTGTTCGTGATGACATAGCAAAAGCAACCCAATCATTGAGGTGATGCACTAGTAGGCTGTCAACAAAATCGATTCTGACTTCCAATGTCTCAACCACCATGCCATGATGTTTCTGCAAAACTGCATTAACCTCATGGATGAATTTCTCAGTGTGTTGGTGCAACTCAGCCCTGTCGCATTTGCACACTGCAACACCATCGAATGTTAATCTGGGACACGCTGACCACATGCATCTCCACTCACTTGACAAAATACTAGTCCTCGCAAACTCTTTTGGTGGCAGTTTCGACACAATTGTGTACAGAACGTCCTGCAGCAATAATATCACATCCAATGGTCCATCCGAAGTTTAGGAATCCTATCTATATATACCAAGCACAAaaccctcaaaaagaaaagaaaaggaaatgaaatgaacagaaaaGTTGAACATACCCGTGGAAGTTCTTCGAATCGAATGATTGGTCTTCCATTCTTGCTGATTGCTTCACCACGAGCATGGCAAGATCTTGTTTCTTGGCTTGTTAGATTGTTCGTCATTTCAAAGCCGTCCTATTAATTGGACAATGATACTACTTCCTGTCATGGTATCGAAATTAAACAATAAGTGGATAGACAAAGGAATAGTAGAGGAACAGAGCACATGGCCATAAGTATTTAAGCATGTTGTGTGCAATCGTCCATGTTTTTTAATCCTGCATGCAAAGTGCTTTTTAGGTGCAAATTCTACTTGACACAACCATGAATAATACAAAATTGAATACTACTTCATAACTGGTGCTAGCTATTCCTCCATCCATCCAGTAGGAGCAGAACAGAGCTAGCCAGGACGCGTGAGTCTCCAATCTCGTGAATCGGCGGCCGCTTTTCCACTCAGCGGAGGCAAGCGATTAGACAGAATAAGCAAAGGGACACGCGATCGATCGATCCCTAACAATTAAGGGTGATCCCAGCCGATCCAGTGGTTTTGTTTAATCAGCCGGAGAGGGGGGGTCGGAACCGAACCTGCTGCAGAGGAGATCCCGCCCGCCGGAGAGAGCAAAACCAGCGGGGCGAGACGGGGGAACGCTAGGTAGGCGGCGACGGCCGGCGCCGCTTTGCTTCGATTGTCGGTGTCGTCGTGCGGGTGGGGTGGGCGTTTGGCTATGAGGATTCGATTCGGTAGAAAACGGGCATGTACTTACTGTGGAGGGGCGGTCAAACACGTTTTATAGTCAGCCACACGCGGGCGGGCCGAATTCGAATTGGATCGGGCCGCCGACGGACTGGTGAAGAGTCGTTCGTCTTCCTCCGCGGACCGTTCTGAAGATACGGATCGATTGGACCCTTCCCCTTTGTAGTATTTTTTGCTCTGTTTTCATCCTTCTCGAGACCCATTCGGTTAATTTGTGACAATTGTggaacaaattatatatatttatatatgtgtgATTTGAACAACATGGAAGTACGTATTTATACACAGCTGATGTGCATACaactttctctttttccttttttgtttgtttgtatgaaaaaaatttctCTACCATCCGTAAATTATGACGATTTAATACCAAAATTCTATGTATGATTATGATATTTTACTGAACGAAGGGGTACTTTGCTTGTTCTGGTACCATCTTCTACTGAACGAATGGTTACTTTGCTTGCTCTGGTAACATCTTATGGTAGCCCGAAGCAAAATTAAGCTATACAATATGCACGGCTCTTGTCAGAACATTCAGAAGTTCACTAAATTATATATTACTAAAGACAGTCATCTAGTATTTACCATAGAGCATAAACGAAACACTACTGCACAAATACTCATCTCACACGGTTTCCGAACCGTCACCGAAAAATTGTCAGAGATTCTCGCAACTATCTTCCTCGGTTAACTTACTCGTGGGAGATAAATTTTTCTCTCACCGTTCTTATTGCCTACCCCCTCTTTTTTTCACCGTATGGAACTCAAGACTTCCTTCATGTGACCTATCTCTTACCATTGTGCTAGCTTGCGTTTGGAACGAAAACAAGAGAATACATTCCTTTTAACCTTACCGACATCAGTAAGTAACAAAATAACTGGCATACTTAAATCATTCAAATTTAGGTATTACATTTGTAAGTAAAATCATATAGTAGCGCAATGAAGCATGGTAATTTAAACGTAACTACATTTAATATAACAACTGATACTTCAATTATATAGAAGGATTAGTACATCATCCAACCTTTTTCTTACACTACACTATGATTGTGTTCGTAGCTGTTGGTGACTTCTACGCACACTAACTCTAACCGTAAGTACACGGTGCCAGTTGTAGCCTTTTTCTTAGAGTATTTCAAGATCTAATCGTGTTCTAGTCACCCGGCTTATCTAATTAGCCATCTAAACTAATCTAATTAGAGGCGACTAAACTAGACAACTAGAGGCTTCTAATTACTCTTGGCGCATGAGGTGGCACTAATCACGGATTTATGATTTACAATGTGAACTGGTATGCTTTAGGACCGTGACTCCCCACATATTTATACTCAGGTTGAAGCGGTGTAGAGGCCGAGTTGGAGCAGAATTGGAGTCCTGGCCGCCCATGGGCGCCTAGAACCGTCTGTaacgaaaatagccctattagaccatgattatgattttggtgattaatgacaatatagtcaatgggactaacatatttatcaagtatatgctttagtaggtctcatatatgcaatacataaagaagtcaccgtagccgaaataaagtttagttgaattggagaagttccaggagatttgttctcaccgaatggtccgatgtttaccggatgttctggtgctCAAAAAAAgttcacaccggactatttttctagagaaggttgaaatggctcggttggctcaaatatacacaccggatagtccggtgatacacAGGAGTATCCGGTgtcacagaggctttgagtggagtttcaacagctagtttctgaggttgtactcaccggatgatccggtgttaatactACTGTTGTCATGGAAGTACGTTTTTATACACAGCTGATGTGCATACAACTTTCTCTTTTTccatttttgtttgtttgtgtaAAGACAAAAGTTGCTCTGCCATCCGTAAATTATAACGATTTAATACCAAAATTCTATATATGATTATGATATTTTACTAAACAAAGGGGTACTTTGCTTGTTCTGGTAACATCTTTTACTAAATGAATGGTTACTTTGTTTGCTCTGGTAACATCTAAACTATAAAGGCGGGAATACGTTTGGTGTCGAACACCCACATCCAACCATATAGACTTAATCCAAAGCTCCTTCCGCTCCTCACCACGTTCTACCCTCCGGTCTGGGTCCTAACTGAATTCAATATTAAACAATTCACTATATTCAGTGTCAAACAATTCAGTAATCAACAATTCAACAAAAACAGTCATCAGTAATGGGTCATAACTGTGGTCATAAGTAACAGGTCACTGATGACCCTTGGCAAAAAAAGGTTAAACGGATAAAATATCCATCTTCCTTCAGAATGCACgtgagggtgaggtggtaaTGTGGATACACGCGTGAGGGTAGGTTGCTGGTTCGATCCCCACGAAACACAGAGTATAAAACCGTGACTCCCCACATATTTATACTCAGATTGAAACGGTGCAGAGGCTGAGTTGGAGTCATGGCCGCCCATAGGCGCATGGAAACacctgtagcgaaaatggccctattaggtcatgattatggttttagtgattaataacaacatagtcaatgggactaacatgtttgtaaagtatatgctttagtagatctcaaatatgcaatacataaagaagacaccatagtcgggacaaagtttggttgaattaaaGTCCTAGGAGCATTGttatcaccggatggtccgatgtacTGAAAGCagtactcaccggagcatattcaACAAAGGAgaaagacctcaccggatagtctggtgttgagGCTCGAGTACTCATCGGAGTGTTTCTGCTCAGAAGGCAAAATGGAAtaacccaccggatggttcggtgatcagaGGAGGATACACATTAGAGCATTTTGTGCAGAGAGAGTTCAAGTGGCTCAGTTGGCTCAAaacaactcaccggatagtccagtgatgtaTGATGTGTACACCGAATGCTTACACTGGATCATTTCCTCCATGTGTCATCAACAAGGAGAGATAATTAGATGTATTGGTAAAGAGTATCTTTTATCGTCTATAtatgttgatacatttaatcgtatttattctctcaccaatgcacatgatatttggactattCTCGTTTAAATACATGAATGCACAAATGATTTGCATAATGAAAAATACCATGTGCTAGTAACTAAGCTCAATgtcatcaaacaactaccccatgaaaatactaatgacatatactcacatttgaatattcttgtcaaggagatcaatgggctaggtttgacgccaattgatgataatcaagtggtgagaagaatacttcaagctcttattccaaagtacaaattgatagtcttcatcatctacgacaataatgaTATCAAGAaaatgactccaagtcaagtgctcagcaagatcaagATTACCgctcatgagatgaccataTACATGGGTGTGAAAggttcttcctcatccgacactaagaaccttgctctcacaagcaaacaaactcaatgtcaacacatgaaggtaaggatgaggaggcaagagcaagagtcaagctcaagcgaagacgATGGTGATCAaaatgaagagagcaatgaagaggatgatcaaagcacattaagtgatgaagaaattgatcccaagatcgccaagctcttctcaaaattagagaagaatatgaagaggatcaataccaagattgatcatccactctctattgaagacttggtcaacacaattgatcatatcaagaagaagaagaagatcaggAACAAGAGGAAGACAAGGGGAAAAGATAGTTggttaattttttttgacttttttcgtgtcAAAGAAATGCTAAAATCGTTCATCAgggacaagtcataagtgacgggtcaagattacgaccGACACTTATgacctcattggtgacgggtcctaacctgtcacttatgattagtcatcagtgatgcgttCAGGGTGATGGGTCAATCATCATCCGCCACTTATGAcctttttttcacatagtgtttCTCGCAAAAGGGTGTACCTATACCATCCATGAAGTGAAATTCAAACCTAGTTTGGAGGAGTTGCAATTTTGAAGTATCGCCCATCACTATGAGTGTTACTTCGACCATCGCACTAGAGTTGAGCCATATACACTGTTAATACAATTTCCAAACTATCCGAAGCATCTGACACCAATCCACAAAGTGTACCAATGCCCTAACAAGACATTGGTCGGTAAGAATTTAGTGCCAAACATTCCATTATGCCTATTATATTGAGAGAAGTAGGAGTTTTCATTTAATAAAATGGTGTTTAAAAATCATACAGATACAGTCAGAGTTGTTGTGCACTAGGGTCAACTAGAGCATGGCGGTACCTACCCACACATTAAAACATATAGATAGGTGATACTCATGGACACAAGGTACACTATTGTTTGAATAGTCAAAATTTTGTTTGCTCCTAATTTATATGGTATAGGTAATAATTTTGTACATAAAAttaaatgttttttattttgtaattgTAGCTTCAATGATAGTTGTTGGCATTTGGTGTGAGCTCTTAGCGCAGTATGCAGTGAGCTTACAATCTGTGGCAAATAATAAACACGTTATCATTGGGACCATGCGAAAATTAAACAAGAGACACAGTGAGTGATTCCTTGTTGTCATTTTTAAGTAATCTGCCACAATCTGTACTTAGATAGTTGCATAGTAACTAACATAAATCACTTTATGATAGGGTGTTTGGAGACTTCAGACCACACGATATTTGCATTCAATCCAAATCACCTTCAATGTCGTGAACTACATGGTGAGTAGTTCTATAACCATATAAAATATTGTGTACATGGACATAATTactgaaaaataaattattatctgACCCTATAGTTTGGTTAATATAAACGTCTCTATTTGTATTGTGCAGCCTTCCCGCGGTTGTTAGTCAGGGGCAATAGGGACCTCAGATTCGTGAATAGATTTGTTGAGAAAAGGTGGGCATACTTGGCAACAGTGGTGTGACCTGCATTGGAGACTTATGGCTACATGTTAATCTCAAAGAATAATTGTGTAACAGATAATTATAGATAGTGATAAAGATTGTAGTTTACAATCGGACATGATATTTTGTATTAGGGATTAGGGAAACATGCAGCATCAAAAGCCTCAATGAAATCCTTTGCTGCAAGAATATTTTATCTGTGAGGTCTAAAAACGTCTTGCAAATAGCTGATGTAGGACCTCAATAATCGTTTTTCGATTTCCATATTTTACTATCCCTCAACTTCTCCTGAGCACAGAATAACCGTGCAACTGCCATATTGTTCCCCTCCACAGAATTGGTGGTCTGCTGCAAATTGATGTTTATATCAGTGCTATGACGCACAGAATGATGTCTACTCTATGTGCATGGTGAATATCGATTTGTGTGTGCAGAATTGGGATTAAAGCAACAGCCAGATAGGTTGCAGCTTTCTGTTTTTGGTCACTGTTATTATGCTCCTAGATCAGTGATGTGCCGCCTCTTGCGGGCTCCGGCAGGTGTCTTAGCATGTGGGGATCACGCTTGGGAACATCCAACAAGCAGCGCAAAGTCTTGACCGGCGTCCGAATTGTAGTTACTTCAGCTGCTTCATAATAGGTTGCCAATTTTCTACCTTTCAGTTTTAAAGGGATAAAGGCAAAAGGGCAAAAAATTAGTCACTGATCATGGTTTTTAATATCATGGTAGCATGGCAGAAAAGTAGTTGTTTTATTTCTGTGATTTGCATGCTACCATTGTGGTATGCTGTTTTTATTTGTGTTGCTTTACTCATCTGTCTGTAATCTTGTTTCACGGGATATCCTTGAGTTTCTCTGAAAGAGGCTTGTGTTTGCTATGAACAGAGGTTCATTGTTTTAAACAAAAATGATATATCTGAATGTCAAGAGGAAGATATAAGCAAGGTGACTGCATTGTTATCGATTGCAAGGGAAGAGGCATGTGTTCTCCTTCATCACTATAAATGGTGAGCTTGTTATCTCATCCTTTTTCCTAAAGGCAGTAGACTTAGCATTTGTAGTGGCATTTATCCACATTATTATGTTGTGTTCTAATAGACAAGCAACTCAAATCATATACTACTCTATTTGTATAACGTCTAACATAGAGCATAATACAGCAGTATGTTATTTCTTACTTTTAACCACTTATCAGATGCTGGTTGCCCCCTCTATTTAGTGGTGAAAATACTGTATGAAGCTTTAGATGTTCCCTCAAAATATTGTCGCATGAATGAGCCTAAGATAATAAACATGGATTCATGGTAGCAATTTGTTGGGTTTCCATAGGCTTGCATCTGTACAGTAGTCAAAACTGAAAACTGTTATAGCTGCAATGTGCATTCCATTATTTGAATCTACCAATTTCCCCTGTTTACAGTTGCTGGTATTCACAAACTGTGGGCAAGTCTGATAGATGCAGTTTTTAGctgcatttttatttgaaagCCAGCAGAACGAAGAGGCAACGAAATATTGGTTCTCAATGTATACTAGTAAGTTGCATGTGCTTTGCGCGTGGAGACTTATGGTGAACATCTTCAAACCAATTCActtaaacaaaaaagaaagcatCATGTAAAGCCTAATATGCAGCCATCATTGTGTTGAGCTATAGTAAAATAGACGATCATAAAAGTCCTACTCCATAATCCCTCAAAAGGTGGCACATATGCATTTATATAGAAACACAAGAGATGCGGTCATGAACATGGCGAAAATTTTGGTGAAAACATGAAAACTTGCGCTGTAGACCATTTGATCCGCATCCAACGGCTCCCTGTAACTCCACCATCCCGCCATggcttttttttatagaaaacccCCCTACGCAAATTGAAATTATCATCCCTAGATCCTCCTTCCCCGAAAGTAGCCGTAGCAAAAATCGGCCTCCCCATTCCGAGCACCACCAGTTAGGTCTAAGCTCTGCCCAAATTCCCCATTCCGAGTCCACGTGATAGGGTTTGCGTTCCACCAGCTCCTCTGTCACATCCTTCTTCCGTTGCTCCCTCATTGgaccctcctcctccatggcTCCCCCGTCAGGCTTGGCTCCCCCTTGGCACCCCTGTTGGTCCCCTCCTCCGTAGCTCCCCTATCGACCCCCGATCCGTTACAATGTGACCCGGACAGCTGCGTTATGCGTCGGTGCGCTATGCTTCTCAACTTTGTCATCATTTGCTTCCGAGTTTGAAGCTGTAAGACTGTTTCTATTCCGATTGTAATAACTTCACAGTTGCTATTCTACTGACTTGGTATGAAGTTACTTGATAGGTGTTATTCCATCCTCTCTTGAATGAATTTCGTGCTGGTGCTGTGAAGATTCTATGCAGGGCACTGGTCCAGATTATGATGCTATTATGAGAGACTTGCTATTTAGTTGGCACTGCAGAAGCTTCAAAGAATTAGCTTGTAAATTGTTTGGCTTGGTCAGCAGTGTAAATGATAGTATGATATCCTGATACTATTCTGATAATTAGCTTGTGAATTGTTtgtgtcgagggttaatccttgATAATGATTTTGGGGTGTACCGGTCGAAGGGCGCGTGAACAACGCTTACGGTGtatatgtgtttgtgtgtatgatg
Protein-coding regions in this window:
- the LOC133894929 gene encoding F-box protein At5g03100-like, giving the protein MTNNLTSQETRSCHARGEAISKNGRPIIRFEELPRDVLYTIVSKLPPKEFARTSILSSEWRCMWSACPRLTFDGVAVCKCDRAELHQHTEKFIHEVNAVLQKHHGMVVETLEVRIDFVDSLLVHHLNDWVAFAMSSRTKNLTLDLKPKKFWEYNDRYVFPFKLLDNGSISRLQHMQLSFVSLKPPSRFRGFPNLRKLHIQSLHVSNKDLEHVLSHCCNLVWLRIDRCDLNDELTVDGSLSHLLYLHVECCKLTKIKFHAVSLATFQYEGAFVPIDLSHSSKLQNAYIQLNEAVFQHVLTSLLVGLPNVQNLTLRIHWQHLEKQWLWDNPRKFSHLRHLQLFMFSHPKDVDKVLYSVSFLRATPFIEKLEVHFTGFHLWLANVGPRRQDFGHCKYNYLKNMCITGFKAARGQVEFLLHVVENAPALENVTINTNQQASKERWPYGGSGPPFEEAKRIAITSLSVALPQNVKFCVI